The genomic region gcggatcccttctttcacataactactgccgtcggtataatattgaacatcggggttctggatgggaaaatcacgaagatctggtctacttgagaatacttcatccattacttccaaacaatcatgttgactttcagtaggttgtggcaaaagggtagctggatttaaggtgtttacagtctctaaatgcactcttgggttttcacacaacattgcttgatacttggtcatacggctgttactaaaccaatgatttcctttgtaatccaacaacgtctgtactgcatgtgggactcgtacataaagttcttgacccaaagtgagtttatcggcttcagctactagcagggcggctgcagctacggctcttagacaaggtggaagtccgctggccactgcatccaattgcttagacatgtaggcaacaggtctttgccatgatcccaagtactgtgtcaatactcccacagccattcttctttgctcgtgtacatataagtagaatggtcgtgtgtgatcaggtagacctaatgctggggcactcatcaaagccttcttcacatcttcaaatgccgtttgctgttcttgggtccataagaaggggtcgtgctctgtacctttgatagctgcgtacagaggttttgccagtatcacatagctgggaatccatatcctacagaagcctgctgcccccaagaattctcgcacttgtcttctattcttgggtatcggtatttggcacacagcttcttttctctctggccccataattctttgaccttcagagatatggaatcccatatatttgacagttggcaaacataactgagccttctttctagacaccttgtatcctgccttccagagaatgtgtagtagatcgtgcgttgctcgctgacagatttcttttgtaactgctgctatcaacaagtcatctacatattgtaacaatacacactctcctgggatggactcgaaatccagtagatcttgacttagggctgaaccaaatagggtgggtgaatttttaaacccttggggcagtcttgtccaagtcatttggcgttttgagcccgttacagcgttctcccattggaaagcgaaaatacattgactttctgcggcaattcggaggcaaaagaaggcatctttgaggtctaagactgtaaagtaagtagccccacccggaattaaagcaagcaggttatatggattgggtacaactggatgtatactaacaaccgcatcattgactgctctcaagtcctgcacaggtcgatactcatctgtaccgggcttttgaacaggcagcaatggggtgttccagggggaagtacagaattttaggataccataccgtatgaacttatccagataggattggatgttcttcttagccttctgcgggatgtggtattgtcttaggctcactggataaaccccaagttttagttcaatttttataggtggaatattgcgggccagtcctggtgggttgttctctgcccaaactcctggtatgttgaataatgactcatcactcctagggttttggctagtcaacgctgtataaagtcgccactcttcttcctttggtacggataatgtcatgatacctgaaggtccattaaactttaaggatgttgttccatttggtaggaacgtaatctgcgcttgtaattttgatagcatatcacgtcccagcaattggactggacattcaggcatataaaggaattgatgttttactacgtggcctcccaatgtacagtcgacttttaagaaccg from Pelobates fuscus isolate aPelFus1 chromosome 1, aPelFus1.pri, whole genome shotgun sequence harbors:
- the LOC134600849 gene encoding uncharacterized protein LOC134600849, with translation TTTDLLNWKTHNSSYTEKPQAMTDLFTSIVQTHNPTWADCQQLLMTLFNNEERTRINQAAIKALEDKARTLNQANPSAWAATHYPNTDPDWNVNGADMVQLRAYRDAIIAGMKAGGKKAINMSKTVEVIQKSDEAPSVFYDRLLEAYRLYTPFKHQFLYMPECPVQLLGRDMLSKLQAQITFLPNGTTSLKFNGPSGIMTLSVPKEEEWRLYTALTSQNPRSDESLFNIPGVWAENNPPGLARNIPPIKIELKLGVYPVSLRQYHIPQKAKKNIQSYLDKFIRYGILKFCTSPWNTPLLPVQKPGTDEYRPVQDLRAVNDAVVSIHPVVPNPYNLLALIPGGATYFTVLDLKDAFFCLRIAAESQCIFAFQWENAVTGSKRQMTWTRLPQGFKNSPTLFGSALSQDLLDFESIPGECVLLQYVDDLLIAAVTKEICQRATHDLLHILWKAGYKVSRKKAQLCLPTVKYMGFHISEGQRIMGPERKEAVCQIPIPKNRRQVREFLGAAGFCRIWIPSYVILAKPLYAAIKGTEHDPFLWTQEQQTAFEDVKKALMSAPALGLPDHTRPFYLYVHEQRRMAVGVLTQYLGSWQRPVAYMSKQLDAVASGLPPCLRAVAAAALLVAEADKLTLGQELYVRVPHAVQTLLDYKGNHWFSNSRMTKYQAMLCENPRVHLETVNTLNPATLLPQPTESQHDCLEVMDEVFSSRPDLRDFPIQNPDVQYYTDGSSYVKEGIRYAGYAVTTIDKVIEARPLAKGTSAQKAELIALTRALQLAEGLRVNIYTDSKYAFLTTHAHGALYKERGLLNSEGKEIKYAAEILQLLEAVWEPKEVGII